Proteins encoded within one genomic window of Bacteroidota bacterium:
- a CDS encoding DNA-processing protein DprA, with protein sequence MNEELSYWLALAHLPKLRTKKKNEIIVRLFEEQKTIIDFFHFEPKQWKDNYELNYNEILLFQDAIKELSNYAFMVEDLLEQGYSILPITSPEYSPILKKNLGRTYAPPLIYTKGNKAIMKEKSVAIVGSRKADNVSLDFTDNVAKTASQDYKVIVSGFAKGVDKQALDSALKYKGQSIIVLPQGISTFNSGFKKYYKQIIGGDVMVLSTFYPKATWSVGLAMARNPIIYGLATEIFVAESSNKGGTWSGVVDGLRKGRKIFVRKPNYNEKNANNQLIQKGAVPVDAKGIVLSYEQQTNMLQNVVAEPDSNDVEYKIIEFLKKGVFTSKKIVDTLKLDWSSRKVSTFLKEQDEIITVEGKPLKFAHKERTIQSQKTLFD encoded by the coding sequence ATGAATGAAGAATTATCATATTGGCTTGCTTTGGCACATTTGCCAAAACTCAGAACTAAAAAAAAGAATGAAATAATTGTTCGATTGTTTGAAGAACAAAAAACGATTATTGATTTCTTTCATTTTGAGCCAAAACAATGGAAAGACAATTACGAATTAAATTACAATGAGATTTTATTATTTCAAGATGCTATAAAGGAATTGTCAAATTATGCTTTTATGGTTGAAGACCTTCTTGAACAAGGATACAGTATTTTACCAATCACTTCACCTGAATATTCCCCTATTCTTAAAAAGAATTTGGGTAGAACATACGCACCGCCCTTAATCTATACAAAAGGAAATAAGGCAATAATGAAAGAAAAATCTGTCGCTATTGTAGGTTCAAGAAAAGCAGATAATGTGTCTTTGGATTTTACAGATAATGTTGCTAAAACAGCTTCCCAAGATTATAAAGTTATAGTAAGTGGTTTTGCCAAAGGAGTTGATAAGCAAGCATTAGATTCAGCATTAAAATATAAAGGACAAAGTATTATTGTTTTACCCCAAGGTATTTCAACATTTAATTCAGGCTTTAAAAAATATTATAAACAAATCATTGGCGGTGATGTGATGGTATTGAGTACTTTCTATCCAAAAGCGACTTGGAGTGTAGGTTTAGCAATGGCTCGTAATCCAATAATTTACGGTTTAGCAACTGAAATTTTTGTTGCAGAATCGAGTAATAAAGGCGGTACTTGGTCGGGTGTCGTTGACGGACTTAGAAAAGGACGAAAAATATTTGTCAGGAAACCAAACTATAATGAAAAAAATGCTAATAATCAATTAATACAAAAAGGAGCTGTTCCTGTTGATGCAAAAGGAATTGTTTTGAGCTATGAACAACAAACAAATATGCTTCAAAATGTTGTTGCAGAACCTGACTCTAATGACGTTGAATATAAAATTATTGAATTTTTAAAAAAGGGAGTATTTACTTCAAAGAAAATTGTTGACACTCTGAAATTAGATTGGAGTTCCAGAAAAGTTTCAACATTTCTAAAAGAACAAGATGAAATAATTACAGTAGAAGGAAAGCCATTAAAATTTGCACATAAAGAACGAACAATCCAATCGCAAAAGACATTATTTGATTAG